From the Aedes aegypti strain LVP_AGWG unplaced genomic scaffold, AaegL5.0 Primary Assembly AGWG_AaegL5_hic_scaff_1241_PBJ_arrow, whole genome shotgun sequence genome, one window contains:
- the LOC110680371 gene encoding coenzyme Q-binding protein COQ10, mitochondrial-like, whose product MEQLYDVVSDVEKYNTFVPFCKKSHVYAKKPGSLKADLIIGFPPLNESYTSNVTLVRPSLVQAECVDGRLFNYLLTAWQFSPGLKDIPQSCVIDFMVAFEFKSALHSQLSNLFFDQLVKQMEYAFIQEAGHRYGRPSIKSHVLVSNTS is encoded by the coding sequence ATGGAACAACTGTACGACGTGGTGTCCGACGTCGAGAAATACAACACCTTCGTGCCGTTCTGTAAAAAGTCCCACGTCTACGCCAAGAAGCCCGGCTCCCTGAAGGCAGACCTCATCATCGGATTCCCCCCGTTGAACGAAAGCTACACCTCGAATGTGACCCTGGTGCGGCCCAGCCTGGTCCAGGCGGAATGCGTCGACGGGCGGCTGTTCAACTATCTGCTGACGGCGTGGCAGTTCAGTCCGGGCCTGAAGGACATCCCCCAGTCGTGTGTGATCGATTTCATGGTGGCGTTCGAGTTCAAATCCGCACTCCACTCGCAGCTGTCCAATCTGTTCTTCGATCAGCTGGTCAAACAGATGGAGTACGCGTTCATTCAGGAAGCGGGCCACCGTTACGGCCGGCCATCAATCAAAAGTCACGTTCTGGTGTCGAATACGTCGTGA